The proteins below come from a single Mycolicibacterium sp. TY81 genomic window:
- a CDS encoding arginine repressor, translating to MTASTRAGRQSRIVALLSSNPVRSQTELAALLAAEGIDVTQATLSRDLEELGAVKLRGADGGTGVYVVPEDGSPVKGVSGGTERLSRLLGELLVSTDASANLAVLRTPPGAAQYLASAIDRAALPYVVGTIAGDDTLLVVAREPMSGAELAATFENL from the coding sequence ATGACAGCATCGACCCGGGCCGGACGGCAGTCGCGCATCGTGGCGCTGCTGTCGTCGAACCCGGTGCGCAGTCAGACCGAACTCGCGGCCCTGCTCGCCGCGGAAGGCATCGACGTCACCCAGGCCACGCTGTCGCGGGACCTGGAGGAACTCGGTGCGGTCAAGCTGCGCGGCGCCGACGGCGGCACCGGCGTCTACGTCGTCCCCGAGGACGGCAGCCCCGTCAAAGGCGTCTCGGGCGGCACCGAGCGGCTGTCCCGTCTGCTCGGCGAGCTGCTCGTGTCCACGGACGCCAGCGCCAACCTGGCGGTGTTACGTACGCCACCTGGGGCCGCGCAGTACCTGGCCAGTGCAATAGATCGGGCGGCTCTGCCTTATGTTGTGGGCACGATCGCCGGTGATGACACCCTTTTGGTTGTCGCCCGCGAACCGATGAGCGGCGCCGAGCTCGCCGCCACCTTCGAGAACCTGTAG
- a CDS encoding acetylornithine transaminase — MKETEAMQARWQAVMTNNYGTPPVALVSGDGAVVTDADGKSYVDFLAGIAVNVLGHRHPAVIEAVTTQLKTLGHTSNLYATEPGIALAEALVAQIGAPARVFFCNSGAEANEAAFKISRLTGRTKIVAAQGAFHGRTMGSLALTGQPGKQEPFLPLPGDVTHVPYGDADALEAAVTDETAAVFLEPIMGEGGVVTPPAGYLAKAREVTTKHGALLVLDEVQTGIGRTGAFYAYQHDGITPDVITLAKGLGGGLPIGACIAIGAAADLLQPGMHGSTFGGNPVCTAAGLAVVKTLADDDLVHRADAAGKTLAHGIEELGHPLVDHVRGRGLLLGVVLTAPQAKAVENAARTAGFLVNAAAADVVRLAPPLVITDAQIDAFLTALPTVLDTAAGESQ; from the coding sequence ATGAAGGAAACCGAAGCAATGCAAGCCCGTTGGCAGGCAGTGATGACCAACAACTACGGCACGCCGCCGGTCGCCCTGGTCAGCGGCGACGGTGCCGTGGTCACCGATGCCGACGGCAAGAGCTACGTCGACTTCCTCGCCGGCATCGCGGTCAACGTGCTGGGGCATCGTCACCCGGCGGTGATCGAGGCCGTCACCACCCAGCTGAAGACGTTGGGGCACACGTCGAATCTGTATGCCACCGAACCGGGCATCGCGCTGGCCGAGGCCCTGGTGGCGCAGATCGGTGCGCCGGCCCGGGTGTTCTTCTGCAACTCCGGCGCCGAAGCCAACGAAGCCGCATTCAAGATCAGCCGCCTCACCGGCCGCACCAAGATCGTTGCGGCGCAAGGGGCGTTCCACGGCCGCACCATGGGATCGCTGGCACTGACCGGTCAGCCCGGCAAGCAGGAGCCGTTCCTGCCGTTGCCCGGCGACGTCACCCACGTGCCCTACGGCGACGCCGACGCGCTCGAAGCGGCGGTGACCGACGAGACCGCGGCGGTGTTCCTCGAACCGATCATGGGCGAGGGGGGCGTCGTCACGCCGCCGGCCGGCTACCTGGCCAAGGCCCGCGAGGTCACCACGAAACACGGTGCGCTGCTGGTGCTCGACGAGGTGCAGACCGGTATCGGCCGCACCGGCGCCTTCTACGCGTATCAGCACGACGGCATCACGCCCGACGTCATCACGCTGGCCAAGGGCCTCGGCGGCGGACTGCCCATCGGCGCCTGCATCGCCATCGGGGCGGCAGCCGACCTGCTGCAGCCGGGCATGCACGGCAGCACCTTCGGCGGTAACCCGGTGTGCACCGCCGCGGGCCTGGCGGTCGTCAAGACGCTGGCCGACGACGATCTGGTGCACCGCGCCGACGCCGCGGGCAAGACGCTGGCGCACGGCATCGAGGAGCTGGGCCACCCGCTCGTCGATCACGTGCGGGGCCGCGGGCTGCTCCTCGGCGTCGTCCTGACCGCGCCGCAGGCCAAGGCCGTCGAAAATGCCGCGCGCACAGCGGGTTTCCTCGTCAACGCCGCGGCCGCCGACGTCGTACGCCTCGCACCGCCGCTGGTCATCACCGACGCGCAGATCGACGCGTTCCTGACCGCTCTACCCACCGTTCTCGACACCGCAGCAGGGGAGTCCCAGTGA
- the argH gene encoding argininosuccinate lyase gives MSTGGTNEGSLWGGRFASGPSDALAALSKSTHFDWALAPYDVTASKAHARVLHNAGLLTDEQRDGLLAGLDSLGNDVADGSFGPLPTDEDVHGALERGLIDRVGEDLGGRLRAGRSRNDQVATLFRMWLRDAIKTVGNGVLDVAAALAGQAEAHPTAIMPGKTHLQSAQPVLLAHHLLAHAHPLLRDADRLLDLDKRAAVSPYGSGALAGSSLGLSPDAIAADLGFNAAADNSIDATSSRDFAAEAAFVFAMIAVDLSRLSEDIILWSTTEFGYVKLHDSWSTGSSIMPQKKNPDIAELARGKSGRLIGNLAGLLATLKAQPLAYNRDLQEDKEPVFDSVAQLELLLPAMAGLVGTLTFDTDRMAALAPLGYTLATDIAEWMVRQGIPFRVAHEAAGAAVKAAEARGVGLEELAADELAGIHPGLTEEVRDVLTIAGSVKSRDARGGTSPARVAEQLTIVRDRAAQLRSQLG, from the coding sequence ATGAGCACCGGTGGGACCAACGAGGGTTCGCTGTGGGGTGGCCGGTTCGCCTCCGGCCCGTCTGATGCGCTTGCCGCACTGAGCAAGTCGACGCACTTCGACTGGGCGCTGGCGCCATATGACGTCACCGCGTCCAAGGCGCACGCCCGCGTGCTGCACAACGCCGGGTTGCTCACCGACGAGCAGCGCGACGGGCTGCTGGCCGGGCTGGACAGCCTCGGGAACGACGTCGCAGACGGTTCCTTCGGGCCGCTGCCGACGGACGAGGACGTGCACGGCGCGCTGGAGCGCGGCCTGATCGACCGCGTCGGTGAGGACCTCGGTGGCCGGCTGCGCGCCGGCCGGTCCCGCAACGACCAGGTGGCGACGCTGTTCCGCATGTGGCTGCGCGACGCCATCAAGACCGTCGGCAACGGCGTGCTCGACGTGGCGGCCGCGCTGGCCGGCCAGGCCGAGGCGCACCCCACGGCGATCATGCCCGGCAAGACGCATCTGCAATCGGCGCAGCCCGTGCTGTTGGCCCACCACCTTCTCGCGCACGCGCACCCACTGCTGCGCGACGCCGACCGGCTGCTCGATCTGGACAAGCGGGCGGCGGTGTCGCCCTACGGTTCCGGTGCGCTCGCCGGTAGCTCGCTCGGCCTTAGCCCCGACGCCATCGCGGCGGATCTGGGATTCAATGCGGCTGCGGACAATTCGATCGACGCCACTTCTTCGCGCGACTTCGCCGCCGAGGCGGCTTTCGTGTTCGCCATGATCGCCGTGGATCTGTCCCGCCTGTCCGAGGACATCATCCTCTGGAGCACAACGGAATTCGGCTACGTCAAGCTGCACGACTCCTGGTCGACCGGCAGCTCGATCATGCCGCAGAAGAAGAACCCCGACATCGCCGAACTGGCCCGTGGCAAGTCCGGCCGCCTCATCGGCAACCTGGCCGGTCTACTGGCGACGCTCAAGGCGCAGCCGCTGGCCTACAACCGGGATCTGCAGGAGGACAAGGAGCCGGTCTTCGACTCCGTCGCTCAGCTCGAGCTGCTGCTGCCCGCGATGGCCGGCCTGGTCGGCACCCTGACCTTCGACACCGACCGGATGGCCGCGCTGGCGCCGCTCGGCTACACCCTTGCCACCGACATCGCGGAATGGATGGTGCGCCAAGGTATTCCGTTCCGCGTCGCGCACGAGGCAGCAGGTGCGGCGGTCAAGGCCGCAGAGGCCAGGGGAGTCGGGCTGGAAGAACTCGCCGCCGACGAGCTGGCCGGTATCCACCCGGGACTCACCGAGGAAGTGCGCGACGTCCTGACCATCGCCGGTTCGGTCAAGTCGCGTGATGCCCGCGGCGGCACGTCGCCGGCGAGGGTTGCCGAGCAGCTCACCATCGTGCGGGATCGGGCGGCGCAACTGCGGTCACAGCTGGGGTAG
- the argC gene encoding N-acetyl-gamma-glutamyl-phosphate reductase: protein MTSVAVAGASGYAGGEILRLLLGHPAYADGRLTIGALTAAGNAGTTVGDHHPHLLPIAQQVLQPTEVDVLAGHDVVFLGLPHGHSAALAQQLGPDTLIVDCGADFRLTDAAAWEKFYGSEHAGSWPYGLPELPGGRDKLLGTKRVAVPGCYPTSALLALVPAVAAGLVEPNVTVVAVSGTSGAGKSGKVDLSAAEVIGSARAYNVGGAHRHTPEIAQGLRAVTDKDVTVSFTPVLIPTSRGILATCTARTTASVEEIRAAYEKAYASEPFIHLLPEGQLPKTGSVVGSNAAQIAVAVDEDAKTLVALCVIDNLTKGTGGAAVQSMNIALGWPETEGLSTVGVAP, encoded by the coding sequence ATGACTTCTGTGGCGGTGGCCGGCGCCAGTGGGTATGCCGGCGGCGAGATTCTGCGGCTTCTGCTGGGCCATCCGGCCTATGCCGATGGTCGCCTCACCATCGGCGCGCTGACCGCCGCGGGCAATGCCGGCACCACGGTCGGTGACCACCACCCGCACCTGCTGCCGATCGCGCAGCAGGTGCTGCAGCCCACCGAGGTCGACGTCCTCGCCGGGCACGACGTCGTGTTCCTGGGCCTGCCGCACGGTCATTCGGCCGCGCTCGCACAGCAACTCGGCCCCGACACCCTGATCGTCGACTGTGGCGCCGACTTCCGGCTCACCGACGCCGCCGCGTGGGAGAAGTTCTACGGCTCCGAGCACGCCGGCAGCTGGCCCTACGGTCTGCCCGAGCTGCCCGGCGGCCGCGACAAGCTCCTGGGCACCAAACGCGTCGCGGTACCGGGCTGCTACCCGACGTCGGCGCTGCTGGCGCTCGTCCCCGCCGTCGCCGCTGGGCTCGTCGAGCCCAACGTCACCGTTGTCGCGGTGAGCGGTACCTCGGGCGCGGGCAAGTCGGGCAAGGTCGACCTGTCGGCCGCCGAGGTCATCGGCTCGGCCCGTGCCTACAACGTCGGCGGTGCGCACCGGCACACCCCGGAGATCGCCCAGGGCCTGCGGGCCGTCACCGACAAGGACGTGACGGTGTCGTTCACCCCGGTGCTGATCCCGACGTCGCGCGGCATCCTGGCGACCTGCACCGCACGCACCACCGCATCTGTCGAGGAAATCCGGGCGGCGTACGAAAAGGCCTACGCCAGTGAGCCGTTCATCCACCTGTTGCCGGAAGGTCAACTGCCCAAGACGGGTTCGGTGGTGGGCAGCAACGCCGCGCAGATCGCGGTCGCGGTCGACGAGGATGCCAAGACCCTGGTGGCGCTGTGCGTCATCGACAACCTGACCAAGGGCACCGGCGGCGCGGCAGTACAGTCCATGAACATCGCGCTCGGCTGGCCGGAAACCGAAGGACTATCCACCGTGGGAGTAGCACCGTGA
- a CDS encoding argininosuccinate synthase: MSERVILAYSGGLDTSVAISWIGKETGKEVVAVAIDLGQGGEDMEVVRQRAIDCGAVEAVVVDARDEFADEYCLPTIKANALYMDRYPLVSAISRPLIVKHLVEAARSHGGTVVAHGCTGKGNDQVRFEVGFNTLAPELEVIAPVRDYAWTREKAIAFAQENDIPINVTKKSPFSIDQNVWGRAVETGFLEDLWNAPTKDVYDYTEDPTVHFNTPDELIISFDKGRPVAIDGRPLSVLQIIQELNSRAGAQGVGRLDVVEDRLVGIKSREIYEAPGAMVLITAHTELEHVTLERELGRYKRGVDRKWGELTYDGLWYSPLKASLEAFVEHTQQHVSGDIRLVLHGGHITVNGRRSGESLYDFNLATYDEGDSFDQSAAKGFVQLHGLSSKISAKRDLGL, encoded by the coding sequence ATGTCCGAGCGCGTCATCCTGGCGTATTCCGGCGGTCTGGACACTTCGGTCGCGATCAGCTGGATCGGCAAGGAGACCGGCAAAGAGGTCGTTGCCGTGGCCATCGACCTGGGCCAGGGCGGCGAGGACATGGAGGTGGTGCGTCAGCGTGCCATCGACTGCGGCGCCGTCGAGGCCGTCGTGGTCGACGCGCGTGACGAGTTCGCCGACGAGTACTGCCTGCCGACCATCAAGGCCAACGCGCTGTACATGGACCGGTACCCGCTGGTGTCGGCCATCTCGCGGCCGCTGATCGTCAAGCATCTCGTCGAGGCCGCCCGCAGCCACGGCGGCACTGTCGTCGCGCACGGCTGCACCGGCAAGGGCAATGACCAGGTCCGCTTCGAGGTCGGCTTCAACACCCTGGCGCCCGAGCTGGAGGTCATCGCCCCGGTCCGCGACTACGCCTGGACCCGCGAGAAGGCCATCGCCTTCGCGCAGGAGAACGACATCCCGATCAACGTCACCAAGAAGTCGCCGTTCTCCATCGACCAGAACGTGTGGGGCCGCGCCGTCGAGACCGGTTTCCTCGAGGACCTGTGGAACGCCCCGACCAAGGACGTCTACGACTACACCGAGGACCCGACGGTCCACTTCAACACCCCCGACGAGCTGATCATCAGCTTCGACAAGGGCCGCCCCGTCGCGATCGACGGCCGCCCGCTGAGCGTGCTGCAGATCATCCAGGAGCTGAACTCCCGCGCCGGTGCGCAGGGTGTCGGCCGCCTCGACGTCGTCGAGGACCGCCTCGTCGGCATCAAGTCCCGCGAGATCTACGAGGCCCCGGGCGCCATGGTGCTGATCACCGCACACACCGAGCTCGAGCACGTCACCCTGGAGCGCGAGCTGGGCCGCTACAAGCGCGGCGTCGACCGCAAGTGGGGCGAGCTGACCTACGACGGTCTCTGGTACAGCCCGCTGAAGGCCTCGCTGGAGGCGTTCGTCGAGCACACCCAGCAGCACGTCTCCGGCGACATCCGCCTGGTCCTGCACGGCGGTCACATCACCGTCAACGGCCGTCGCTCGGGTGAGTCGCTCTACGACTTCAACCTCGCCACGTACGACGAGGGCGACAGCTTCGACCAGAGCGCCGCCAAGGGCTTCGTCCAGCTGCACGGCCTGAGTTCCAAGATCTCCGCCAAGCGCGATCTGGGTTTGTAA
- the argJ gene encoding bifunctional glutamate N-acetyltransferase/amino-acid acetyltransferase ArgJ, whose protein sequence is MTDTPSLHRNQGVTAPEGFRAAGIAAGIKASGKPDLALVFNEGPDLSAAGVFTRNKVRAAPVQWSEQVLKSGRLRTVILNSGGANACTGPGGFQDTHQTAEAVAAALSDWGTETGAIEVAVCSTGLIGDRLPMDKVLAGVTEIVHEMAGGLSGGDEAARAIMTTDTVPKQVALHHPGKWTVGAMAKGAGMMAPSLATMLVVITTDAVADAEALKLALKNAAGKTFDRLDIDGSCSTNDTVLLLSSGASEIRPSQSELDEAVLAVCDDLCAQLQADAEGVTKRIAITVKGAASEDDALVGARALARDSLVKTALFGSDPNWGRVLAAIGIAPIELVADRISVSFNGSAVCIDGAGAPGARDVDLSGADIEVIVDLKIGEHEATIRTTDLSHAYVEENSAYSS, encoded by the coding sequence GTGACCGACACCCCGTCCCTGCATCGCAACCAGGGCGTCACCGCGCCGGAAGGCTTCCGGGCCGCCGGAATCGCCGCCGGTATCAAGGCGTCCGGGAAACCGGACCTGGCGCTGGTGTTCAACGAGGGACCCGATCTGTCGGCCGCGGGCGTGTTCACCCGCAACAAGGTGCGGGCCGCTCCCGTGCAGTGGAGCGAGCAGGTACTCAAATCCGGCCGGCTGCGGACCGTGATCCTGAATTCCGGTGGCGCCAACGCATGTACCGGTCCGGGCGGATTCCAGGACACCCACCAGACCGCCGAGGCCGTCGCCGCCGCGCTGAGCGACTGGGGCACCGAGACCGGGGCCATCGAGGTCGCGGTGTGCTCGACGGGCCTGATCGGTGACCGGCTGCCGATGGACAAGGTGCTCGCCGGTGTCACCGAGATCGTGCACGAGATGGCCGGTGGCCTCTCCGGCGGTGACGAGGCCGCGCGGGCCATCATGACCACCGACACGGTGCCGAAACAGGTTGCGCTGCACCATCCGGGCAAGTGGACCGTCGGCGCCATGGCCAAGGGCGCCGGCATGATGGCGCCGTCACTCGCGACCATGCTGGTGGTCATCACCACCGACGCCGTCGCGGACGCCGAGGCCCTCAAGCTGGCGCTGAAGAACGCCGCCGGCAAGACGTTCGACCGGCTCGACATCGACGGCAGCTGCTCCACCAACGACACCGTCCTGCTGCTGAGCTCCGGCGCCAGCGAAATCCGGCCCAGCCAAAGCGAATTGGACGAGGCCGTCCTGGCCGTCTGCGACGACCTGTGCGCGCAACTGCAGGCCGACGCCGAAGGTGTCACCAAGCGCATCGCGATCACCGTCAAGGGCGCGGCCAGTGAGGACGACGCCCTCGTGGGCGCGCGGGCCCTCGCGCGCGACAGCCTCGTGAAGACCGCGCTGTTCGGGTCCGACCCCAACTGGGGCCGGGTCCTGGCCGCGATCGGCATCGCGCCCATCGAACTCGTCGCCGACCGGATCAGCGTGTCGTTCAACGGTTCCGCGGTGTGCATCGACGGCGCCGGTGCGCCGGGTGCCCGCGACGTCGACCTGTCGGGTGCCGATATCGAGGTCATCGTCGATCTGAAGATCGGCGAGCACGAGGCGACGATCCGGACCACCGACCTGTCGCACGCCTACGTCGAAGAGAACTCGGCGTACAGCTCATGA
- a CDS encoding TIGR03086 family metal-binding protein, translating to MNELSSAEMALAAILPVLAAAVGESVRLPTPCPGFDVAALADHLAGTVTMVGEAAGAQVFVTQNAGIGTRISQTTNSVIDAWRARGTEGDAMFAGRVMPAHLALGVLSVELVVHGWDFAQALARPLAVAAAHADFVLSLAQRIITPDSRRTAGFDPQVPVTTDAEALDRLVAFTGRHPRQHVA from the coding sequence ATGAACGAATTGTCGAGCGCTGAAATGGCATTGGCTGCGATTCTCCCGGTGCTGGCCGCCGCCGTCGGCGAGAGTGTGCGATTGCCGACGCCCTGCCCGGGATTCGATGTGGCCGCGCTGGCGGATCATCTGGCGGGAACTGTGACAATGGTGGGCGAGGCGGCTGGGGCGCAGGTTTTCGTCACGCAGAACGCGGGCATCGGGACACGCATCTCGCAGACCACGAATTCGGTGATCGACGCCTGGCGCGCTCGGGGCACGGAAGGCGACGCGATGTTCGCCGGCAGGGTCATGCCTGCGCACCTGGCGTTGGGAGTGCTGTCGGTCGAGTTGGTGGTGCACGGTTGGGACTTCGCGCAGGCACTGGCACGCCCGCTGGCTGTCGCCGCCGCACACGCCGACTTCGTGCTCTCGCTTGCACAGCGCATCATCACCCCGGACAGTCGGCGTACTGCGGGGTTCGACCCTCAGGTACCGGTAACCACCGATGCCGAGGCTCTTGATCGCTTGGTCGCTTTCACCGGGCGTCATCCGCGACAACACGTTGCGTGA
- the argF gene encoding ornithine carbamoyltransferase, whose amino-acid sequence MIRHFLRDDDLTPVEQAEVLALAAELKKAPFSRRPLEGPRGIAVIFEKNSTRTRFSFEMGIAQLGGHAVVVDGRSTQLGREETLEDTGAVLSRYVDGIVWRTFAQERLTAMASGATVPIINALSDEFHPCQVLADLQTIAERKGKLAGLNMSYLGDGANNMAHSLMVGGVTAGISVTIAAPKGFEPDPQFVEAAKKRAAETGATVTVTTDPQAAADGADILVTDTWTSMGQENDGLDRVRPFRPFQINTALLGRAAADAVVLHCLPAHRGDEITDEVIDGPQSAVFDEAENRLHAQKAMLVWLLERNAR is encoded by the coding sequence GTGATCCGCCATTTCCTCCGTGACGACGACCTGACTCCCGTGGAGCAGGCCGAGGTCCTGGCGCTGGCCGCCGAACTCAAGAAGGCGCCGTTCAGCCGTCGGCCACTGGAAGGGCCGCGGGGCATCGCCGTCATCTTCGAGAAGAACTCCACCCGCACCCGCTTCTCGTTCGAGATGGGCATCGCCCAACTCGGCGGGCACGCGGTCGTCGTCGACGGTCGCAGCACCCAATTGGGCCGCGAGGAGACCCTCGAGGACACCGGTGCGGTGCTGTCGCGCTACGTCGACGGCATCGTCTGGCGCACGTTCGCGCAGGAACGCCTCACGGCCATGGCGTCGGGTGCCACCGTCCCGATCATCAACGCGCTGTCCGACGAGTTCCACCCCTGCCAGGTACTGGCCGATCTGCAGACCATCGCCGAGCGCAAGGGCAAGCTGGCCGGGCTGAACATGAGCTACCTCGGCGACGGCGCCAACAACATGGCGCACTCACTGATGGTCGGCGGCGTCACCGCGGGCATCAGCGTGACCATCGCCGCGCCGAAGGGCTTCGAGCCCGACCCGCAGTTCGTCGAGGCCGCCAAGAAGCGCGCGGCCGAGACGGGGGCGACCGTCACCGTCACCACCGACCCGCAGGCCGCGGCCGACGGTGCCGACATCCTCGTCACCGACACCTGGACCTCGATGGGCCAGGAGAACGACGGCCTGGACCGCGTGCGGCCGTTCCGTCCGTTCCAGATCAACACCGCGCTGCTCGGCCGGGCGGCAGCCGACGCCGTCGTGCTGCACTGCCTGCCGGCGCACCGTGGCGACGAGATCACCGACGAGGTGATCGACGGCCCGCAGAGCGCGGTGTTCGACGAGGCCGAGAACCGTCTGCACGCGCAGAAGGCGATGCTGGTCTGGCTGCTGGAGCGCAACGCGCGATGA
- the argB gene encoding acetylglutamate kinase — MSTAGLTTAVKAAVLAEALPWLKQLHGKIVVVKYGGNAMTDDTLKAAFAADMAFLRNCGIQPVVVHGGGPQISAMLKRLGIEGDFKGGFRVTTPEVLEVARMVLFGQVGRELVGLINAHGPYAVGITGEDAQLFTAVRRSVTVDGVPTDIGLVGDVEHVNADAILDLIDAGRIPVVSTIAPDADGVVHNINADTAAAAVAEALGAEKLLMLTDVEGLYTDWPDRNSLVTEIDTAALAQLLPKLESGMVPKIEACLRAVENGVPSAHVIDGRVEHCVLVELFTNEGTGTKVVSPA; from the coding sequence ATGAGCACCGCCGGGCTCACCACCGCGGTCAAAGCTGCGGTCCTCGCCGAAGCCCTGCCGTGGCTCAAGCAGCTGCACGGCAAGATCGTCGTCGTCAAGTACGGCGGCAATGCCATGACCGACGACACCCTCAAGGCGGCCTTCGCCGCCGACATGGCGTTCCTGCGCAACTGTGGCATCCAGCCCGTCGTCGTGCACGGGGGCGGGCCGCAGATCAGCGCCATGTTGAAACGCCTTGGTATCGAAGGTGATTTCAAGGGCGGCTTCCGGGTCACCACGCCAGAGGTGCTCGAGGTTGCGCGCATGGTGTTGTTCGGGCAGGTCGGTCGCGAACTGGTCGGGCTGATCAACGCCCACGGCCCGTACGCTGTCGGCATCACCGGTGAGGACGCGCAGCTGTTCACCGCGGTGCGGCGCAGCGTGACGGTCGACGGCGTGCCCACCGACATCGGACTGGTCGGCGACGTCGAGCACGTCAACGCCGACGCCATCCTGGATCTCATCGATGCGGGCCGGATTCCGGTGGTGTCCACCATTGCTCCCGACGCCGACGGCGTGGTGCACAACATCAACGCCGACACCGCGGCGGCTGCCGTGGCCGAGGCGCTCGGCGCCGAGAAGCTGCTGATGCTCACCGACGTCGAAGGCCTGTACACCGACTGGCCGGACCGCAACTCGCTGGTCACCGAAATAGACACGGCCGCACTGGCACAACTGCTCCCGAAGCTCGAATCCGGCATGGTGCCCAAGATCGAGGCATGCCTGCGGGCCGTGGAGAACGGCGTCCCGAGCGCGCACGTCATCGACGGCCGTGTCGAACACTGCGTCCTCGTCGAACTGTTCACCAACGAGGGCACCGGAACCAAGGTCGTATCACCCGCATGA
- a CDS encoding lipopolysaccharide assembly protein LapB, which produces MDVEAVVLRAQLLGDVGQWQAAADLLSSALAEHPHGGQLLEAFAVAVYNVGDLDRARAAADAAIAQDGTSLLALQVLARVSLSASRTADAVRYARKAVEANPHDADAHMLLATCLAEVPDRRAARTALDRALELESHDAELFLAAARVARRCGDDRAAQFIATGLSLDPSSADLQTEAAAARPFAGGRVAGLSAVLVDEPTHGAARHTLAQTVWGTIARLAGGVWIYTLAVVLFSAWVPPSVLRHLAPVLMAPLLVHWIRTFSRVRKQLPRGYLARRLWRGPIALAGIGLAALAAFIATVAPVLIIVGWSPNGVRLGYQALIVACLLAGLAHVMVTIGRLRSDRDVSLGDHLTEQSGYWLVWLLGLGLPVGLGWACYRLAAQPGALWFALMVLPIVFGVRCVEYVVALAGRGLRWSGYVMAALFLAGCVWLVLWCGHRAVSVDFRYRPGPLSPGNIQVPTFSPLPPIPTFTVPVPSR; this is translated from the coding sequence GTGGACGTCGAGGCGGTGGTGCTGCGAGCCCAACTGCTCGGCGACGTCGGCCAGTGGCAAGCCGCCGCGGACCTGCTGTCGTCCGCCCTTGCCGAGCACCCGCACGGGGGACAGCTGCTCGAAGCATTCGCCGTCGCGGTCTACAACGTCGGAGATCTGGACCGTGCGCGCGCCGCCGCAGATGCGGCGATAGCGCAAGACGGCACGTCGCTGTTGGCGTTGCAGGTGCTGGCGCGCGTCAGCCTTTCGGCGAGCCGCACCGCAGACGCGGTCCGATATGCCCGTAAGGCTGTAGAAGCGAATCCCCATGACGCCGACGCGCACATGCTCCTCGCAACCTGCCTGGCGGAGGTGCCGGATCGACGTGCCGCGAGGACGGCCCTGGATCGGGCGTTGGAACTCGAATCCCATGACGCTGAGCTGTTTTTGGCCGCAGCACGCGTGGCCCGCCGGTGTGGCGACGACCGCGCTGCGCAATTCATCGCCACCGGATTGAGCCTCGATCCATCAAGTGCTGATCTACAGACCGAGGCCGCCGCGGCTCGGCCTTTCGCCGGAGGGCGCGTGGCGGGTCTGTCCGCGGTTCTCGTCGACGAACCCACCCACGGCGCAGCACGGCACACTCTCGCGCAGACCGTGTGGGGCACCATCGCTCGGCTTGCCGGCGGCGTCTGGATCTACACGTTGGCGGTGGTCCTCTTCTCCGCGTGGGTGCCGCCGTCGGTGTTGCGTCATCTGGCCCCGGTGTTGATGGCGCCGCTGCTGGTGCACTGGATTCGCACCTTCTCTCGAGTGCGCAAGCAGCTTCCGCGCGGTTACCTGGCCCGGCGGCTGTGGCGCGGTCCGATTGCGTTGGCCGGCATCGGGTTGGCCGCATTGGCCGCATTCATCGCCACGGTCGCACCTGTGCTGATCATCGTTGGATGGAGCCCAAATGGTGTACGCCTCGGGTATCAGGCACTGATCGTCGCGTGCCTGCTGGCCGGTCTCGCTCACGTCATGGTGACCATCGGGCGCCTTCGCAGCGACCGCGACGTGAGCTTGGGCGACCATCTGACCGAGCAATCGGGCTACTGGTTGGTGTGGCTGCTCGGCTTGGGACTGCCGGTCGGCCTGGGATGGGCGTGCTACCGATTGGCGGCGCAGCCCGGCGCGCTGTGGTTCGCACTGATGGTGCTGCCGATCGTGTTCGGGGTCCGCTGTGTGGAGTACGTCGTGGCCCTGGCCGGCCGGGGTCTGCGATGGTCGGGGTATGTCATGGCGGCGCTGTTCCTCGCCGGTTGTGTGTGGCTCGTGCTGTGGTGCGGTCACCGGGCGGTGAGTGTCGATTTCAGGTATCGGCCGGGGCCGTTGTCACCCGGCAACATTCAGGTGCCGACGTTCAGCCCATTGCCACCCATACCGACCTTCACGGTGCCGGTGCCCAGCCGCTGA